One Lacunisphaera limnophila DNA window includes the following coding sequences:
- a CDS encoding phytoene desaturase family protein — protein sequence MKDSHYDAVIIGAGMSGLAAGIRLAHFGKKVCIFERHNAPGGLNGFYSIAGRKYDVGLHALTNYVPPGVKGTPLGKLLRQLRIDREEFALSPQKRSRVAFRDCDLKFTNDFAVLDAEVVAKFPGQADGWRSLVQLVRTYDDVALDAQPVSARAVVARHLTDPLLTDLIFCPVMYYGSAQERDMEFGQFVIMFKALFLEGFARPLDGVRVILRVLLDKYRQAGGERRMKCGVTRIIEREGRAAAIVLDDGSEITADHVISSMGYPETMQACEPAHPVEAAGNTGALSFVETIAIFKQAPAAWGWGDDTIVFFNDSDRFDYAAATDLVDPRSGVICFPNNFDYADGQLPEGIFRVTCLANYAQWAALAEPDYRAAKAHWLEGMQHSARRFLPPVADAVLAENLVTTDMFTPRTVRKYTGHLNGAIYGAPRKVKDGRTHLSNLYLCGTDQGFLGIIGAMLSGISMANYHILQKG from the coding sequence ATGAAAGACTCCCATTACGATGCCGTCATCATCGGCGCCGGTATGTCCGGACTCGCCGCGGGCATCCGCCTGGCGCACTTCGGCAAGAAGGTCTGCATCTTCGAGCGCCACAACGCGCCCGGCGGCCTTAACGGCTTCTACAGCATCGCGGGGCGCAAGTATGATGTCGGCCTGCACGCGCTGACCAACTACGTGCCTCCGGGCGTGAAGGGCACGCCCTTGGGCAAGCTGCTGCGCCAGCTGCGCATCGACCGCGAGGAGTTCGCCCTGTCCCCGCAGAAGCGCTCGCGGGTCGCCTTCCGCGACTGCGACCTGAAATTCACCAATGACTTCGCCGTACTCGACGCCGAGGTGGTGGCCAAGTTCCCCGGCCAGGCCGACGGCTGGCGCTCCCTCGTGCAGCTCGTGCGCACCTACGACGATGTGGCCCTCGACGCCCAGCCGGTGTCGGCCCGTGCCGTCGTGGCCCGCCACCTGACCGATCCGCTGCTGACCGACCTGATTTTCTGCCCGGTGATGTACTACGGCAGCGCCCAGGAGCGCGACATGGAGTTCGGCCAGTTCGTGATCATGTTCAAGGCGCTCTTTCTCGAGGGTTTCGCCCGCCCGCTCGACGGCGTGCGGGTGATCCTGCGGGTGCTGTTGGACAAATACCGCCAGGCCGGCGGCGAGCGCCGGATGAAGTGCGGCGTGACGCGGATCATCGAGCGCGAGGGCAGGGCGGCCGCGATCGTCCTCGATGACGGTTCCGAGATTACGGCCGACCACGTGATCTCCTCCATGGGTTACCCCGAGACCATGCAGGCCTGCGAGCCGGCCCATCCGGTCGAGGCGGCCGGCAACACCGGGGCCCTCTCGTTCGTAGAGACGATCGCTATTTTCAAGCAGGCCCCGGCCGCGTGGGGCTGGGGCGACGACACGATCGTCTTCTTCAACGACTCCGACCGCTTCGACTACGCCGCGGCCACCGACTTGGTCGATCCGCGCAGCGGGGTCATTTGTTTTCCCAATAACTTCGACTACGCGGACGGCCAATTGCCGGAAGGGATCTTCCGCGTCACCTGCCTGGCCAACTACGCCCAGTGGGCCGCCCTGGCTGAACCCGACTACCGGGCGGCCAAGGCGCACTGGCTCGAGGGTATGCAACACAGCGCCCGCCGCTTCCTGCCGCCCGTCGCCGATGCCGTGCTCGCGGAGAATCTCGTCACGACCGACATGTTCACGCCGCGCACGGTGCGGAAGTACACCGGCCACCTCAACGGCGCCATCTACGGAGCGCCGCGCAAGGTGAAGGACGGCCGGACACACCTGAGCAACCTCTACCTCTGCGGCACGGATCAGGGATTCCTCGGCATCATCGGGGCGATGCTCAGCGGCATCTCGATGGCGAATTATCACATCTTGCAAAAGGGCTGA
- a CDS encoding acyl carrier protein, with protein MTKDECRKLVIDIISDIAPDEDVTAVKPDVRLRDQLQLDSMDFLDIVMELRKRHGIEVPEADYMQLASLDSCAEYLTPKFQAKA; from the coding sequence ATGACGAAAGACGAATGCCGCAAGCTGGTTATCGACATCATTTCCGACATCGCTCCTGACGAGGACGTCACGGCTGTGAAGCCCGATGTGCGTCTGCGTGACCAGCTGCAGCTCGATTCGATGGACTTTCTCGATATCGTCATGGAATTGCGCAAGCGCCATGGCATCGAGGTCCCCGAGGCCGACTACATGCAGCTCGCCTCGCTCGACAGCTGCGCCGAGTACCTGACCCCGAAGTTCCAGGCCAAGGCCTGA